Proteins from one Coleofasciculus sp. FACHB-T130 genomic window:
- a CDS encoding nucleotidyltransferase domain-containing protein, which translates to MVIAQPLLPVISEQPYPLLFATISGAHLYGFPSPDSDYDLRGSHILPVSEVVGLEIGRETIEISEVRDKLEIDLVTHDVKKFFSLLLKKNGYVLEQLYSPLILHTTPEHEELKEIAKGCITRHHSHHYLGFANTQWRLFEKENPHRVKPLLYVYRVLLTGIHLMRTGVIEANLVHLNDIFKLPYIPDLIERKLAGAEKSVLEDADIAFHQREFERLCGELEKASQSSHLPESPSSKDALNDLLVRLRLASFTNGT; encoded by the coding sequence ATGGTAATAGCACAGCCACTACTCCCAGTCATTTCTGAGCAACCTTATCCGCTTTTGTTCGCAACAATCAGCGGCGCACATCTGTATGGCTTTCCATCTCCCGATTCTGATTATGACTTGCGCGGGTCACACATTCTGCCAGTGTCGGAGGTAGTTGGATTAGAGATTGGGCGTGAAACGATTGAAATTTCAGAAGTACGGGACAAGCTGGAAATTGACCTTGTAACTCACGATGTCAAAAAGTTCTTTTCGCTACTTCTTAAAAAGAACGGTTATGTATTAGAGCAGCTATATTCACCGCTAATTCTCCACACGACGCCAGAACATGAAGAATTAAAAGAGATTGCCAAAGGTTGCATCACCCGCCACCACTCTCACCATTATCTCGGCTTTGCAAATACGCAATGGCGGCTTTTTGAGAAAGAAAATCCGCATCGTGTTAAGCCGTTACTTTATGTTTATCGAGTGCTATTAACTGGCATTCATTTAATGCGAACGGGTGTTATAGAAGCTAATTTGGTTCATTTAAATGATATTTTTAAATTGCCTTATATTCCCGACTTGATTGAGCGCAAGTTAGCAGGAGCCGAAAAATCTGTTTTGGAAGATGCTGATATAGCATTTCATCAAAGGGAATTTGAGCGTTTGTGCGGCGAATTAGAGAAAGCTAGTCAAAGTAGTCACCTGCCCGAATCCCCATCTAGTAAAGATGCGCTGAACGATTTACTGGTGCGGTTGCGCCTAGCGTCTTTTACTAACGGGACTTAA
- a CDS encoding nucleotidyltransferase domain-containing protein — protein sequence MSESLAFNPNLILPVGTQIVTRVEIQDAAGEIARSRGTVGVIIKSPIDNSHAYRVQFPDGGEASLRRSELTIHSSWQQEGLQLPGAVLADFDLYECVIYRCIVGSRAYGLDNANSDIDRRGIYLPPADIQWSLYGIPEQLENKENEECYWELQKFLTLALKANPNVLECLYTPGVEMVMPLAEELLGIRSIFLSQLVYQTYNGYVMSQFKKLEQDIRTKGEFKWKHAMHLIRLLLSGITVLQEGFVPVRVEEHRQQLLDIRNGEMPWEEVNAWRLSLHRHFDDAFATTSLSERPDYEKANAFLVKARRSMV from the coding sequence TTGTCAGAGAGTTTAGCCTTTAACCCCAATCTGATTTTGCCCGTTGGAACCCAGATAGTGACTCGTGTTGAGATTCAAGATGCTGCGGGTGAAATTGCGCGATCGCGCGGCACCGTCGGCGTTATTATCAAATCACCCATTGACAACTCCCACGCCTATCGCGTGCAGTTTCCAGACGGGGGAGAAGCGTCTCTACGGCGCTCAGAACTCACCATCCACTCATCTTGGCAGCAAGAAGGTCTGCAACTACCAGGAGCCGTTCTTGCCGATTTTGACCTTTACGAGTGTGTCATTTACCGCTGTATCGTCGGTTCAAGAGCCTACGGTTTAGATAATGCCAACTCTGATATTGACCGACGCGGCATTTACTTACCACCCGCCGATATCCAGTGGTCGCTCTACGGAATTCCGGAGCAGCTAGAAAATAAAGAGAACGAGGAGTGTTACTGGGAACTCCAGAAATTTTTGACATTGGCACTAAAAGCAAATCCGAATGTCTTAGAGTGCCTCTACACACCAGGTGTAGAAATGGTGATGCCCCTGGCTGAAGAATTGTTAGGAATTCGGTCTATTTTTCTCTCTCAGTTAGTTTACCAGACATATAACGGATATGTGATGTCACAGTTCAAAAAACTTGAACAAGATATCCGTACAAAGGGGGAATTTAAATGGAAGCACGCGATGCATCTAATCCGCCTGTTGTTGTCGGGCATCACCGTGCTGCAAGAGGGTTTTGTCCCAGTTCGCGTCGAAGAACACCGACAACAACTGCTGGATATCCGCAACGGAGAGATGCCTTGGGAGGAAGTTAACGCTTGGCGGCTCAGCTTGCATCGCCACTTTGATGACGCCTTTGCCACAACATCGCTGTCAGAACGTCCGGATTATGAGAAGGCAAATGCTTTTTTGGTTAAAGCGCGTCGAAGTATGGTTTAG
- a CDS encoding ergothioneine biosynthesis protein EgtB, translating to MNSEVARASTLDERRQQIKQSMQRCRAGTLALFEGINYDTFCRQVHPDFSPIGWHLGHIAYTEALWLLVRTAGKTLELPVSKGGQNAIAGYQRLFAADGLPKMQRVYLPLLTEIRCYLHTVREQVFDYLEVAPLDEQERLWRWLIQHESQHSETISFVLQLQRRDAQFHVGNRANLPETCNHPILEEMVEIAAGEFEMGNESIEALDNERPVHRVYLDTYSIDRYPVTCGQYRAFMEAGGYQNARWWTEAGWKWLQENPVNQPLYWAPDTAWDNHPVCGVSGYEAQAYARFVGKRLPTEAEWEKAASWDAIALCRRTYPWGEAEPDALRCNHDNSAGQTTPVNAYPSGQSAYGCYDMLGNVWEWTSTCFDGYDGFVSYPYVGYSKTYFDGEHQVLRGGSWATRPAALRSSFRNWYYPSVRQILSGFRCAK from the coding sequence ATCAACTCTGAAGTAGCCAGAGCGAGTACCCTTGATGAGCGGCGGCAACAAATCAAACAATCGATGCAGCGCTGCCGTGCCGGTACTTTAGCACTGTTTGAAGGCATCAACTACGACACCTTCTGTCGTCAGGTGCATCCCGACTTTAGCCCGATTGGCTGGCATTTAGGGCACATTGCTTACACCGAGGCTTTGTGGCTGCTGGTTCGTACTGCGGGTAAAACGCTAGAACTTCCCGTTTCTAAGGGGGGACAAAATGCGATCGCTGGTTATCAACGCTTATTTGCGGCGGATGGCTTACCCAAAATGCAACGGGTTTATTTACCCCTGCTCACTGAAATTCGCTGCTATCTGCACACAGTTAGAGAACAGGTATTCGATTACCTGGAAGTTGCACCTTTAGATGAGCAAGAACGCCTTTGGCGCTGGTTAATTCAGCATGAGAGCCAGCATAGTGAAACTATCTCTTTCGTGCTGCAATTACAGCGTCGAGACGCCCAATTCCACGTAGGAAATCGTGCTAACCTACCGGAAACGTGCAATCACCCCATCTTAGAGGAGATGGTTGAAATTGCGGCGGGTGAGTTCGAGATGGGCAACGAATCCATCGAAGCTTTAGACAACGAGCGCCCAGTCCACCGAGTTTACTTGGATACATACTCGATTGATCGTTATCCCGTTACCTGCGGGCAGTACCGGGCGTTTATGGAAGCGGGAGGATATCAAAATGCCCGATGGTGGACAGAAGCTGGGTGGAAATGGCTGCAAGAAAATCCCGTGAATCAGCCCCTATACTGGGCACCTGACACAGCTTGGGATAATCATCCAGTCTGCGGCGTTTCCGGGTACGAGGCACAAGCGTATGCCCGATTTGTGGGGAAGCGACTGCCAACCGAGGCAGAGTGGGAAAAAGCAGCCAGTTGGGATGCGATCGCACTGTGTCGCCGCACATATCCCTGGGGCGAGGCGGAGCCAGATGCCCTGCGATGTAACCACGACAACTCGGCAGGGCAAACCACACCCGTAAATGCTTATCCCTCTGGGCAGAGTGCCTATGGTTGCTACGATATGCTCGGCAATGTCTGGGAGTGGACTTCTACCTGCTTTGATGGCTATGACGGTTTTGTCAGTTACCCTTACGTTGGTTATTCCAAGACTTATTTTGATGGAGAGCATCAGGTATTGAGAGGTGGTAGCTGGGCGACTCGTCCCGCCGCTTTGCGCTCTAGCTTCCGCAACTGGTATTATCCGAGCGTCCGTCAGATTTTGTCTGGATTTCGCTGTGCGAAGTAG
- a CDS encoding DUF6717 family protein: protein MSNAMMVIFPYRYEHTWVFDDERVGLVREPFVSGIPEMIDLLVKEIPNAEKGFKLLFSGNPFPGYQAELTLVREEYGGNWYRWELNNKEGWLCPALFKYFNEAPRKLYCKAEKLHEQANG, encoded by the coding sequence ATGTCTAACGCAATGATGGTGATTTTCCCCTATCGCTACGAACACACTTGGGTGTTTGATGATGAGCGTGTCGGACTTGTACGAGAGCCTTTTGTCAGCGGGATTCCTGAGATGATCGATCTTCTGGTTAAAGAGATTCCCAATGCTGAGAAAGGTTTTAAGCTTTTGTTCTCAGGAAACCCATTTCCCGGATATCAGGCGGAACTAACTTTGGTAAGAGAAGAGTATGGTGGCAATTGGTATCGCTGGGAGTTAAATAACAAGGAAGGATGGTTATGTCCCGCTTTATTTAAATACTTCAATGAAGCACCGAGGAAACTCTACTGCAAAGCGGAAAAGCTTCACGAGCAAGCGAATGGGTAA
- the egtC gene encoding ergothioneine biosynthesis protein EgtC, protein MCRILGYLGSPILLDCLLSKPEHSLIVQSYEPREMTSGVVSADGFGIGWYHAQKETDPFIYKNLLPIWGDTNVSNLSRYIESGCVLANVRSATTGQSVDLSNCQPFRSERLVFTHNGAIKNFRKTLYKPIRSRLSDEIYQSIDGTTDSEHMFALFLNELASNPGMSLEKALYKTLMTLTELADAYHTPISANIIVTDGHRMVASRFAQGTNVPSLYWLRDDPIFPEAVAIASEPLFTGNWIGFPEQSMISVGEDLEVQIHQL, encoded by the coding sequence ATGTGCCGTATACTTGGCTACCTCGGTTCGCCTATTCTACTGGACTGCCTTTTGTCCAAACCGGAACACTCGCTGATTGTCCAAAGCTATGAACCCCGCGAGATGACCTCTGGTGTCGTTAGTGCCGATGGTTTTGGAATTGGCTGGTATCACGCCCAAAAAGAGACCGACCCCTTTATCTACAAAAATTTGCTGCCCATTTGGGGTGATACGAATGTCTCCAACCTCAGCCGTTATATTGAGTCGGGATGCGTCCTTGCCAATGTTCGCAGCGCTACTACTGGTCAGTCAGTAGATTTGAGTAACTGCCAGCCGTTTCGTTCCGAGCGTCTGGTATTCACTCACAACGGTGCGATCAAAAACTTCCGCAAGACACTGTATAAACCGATTCGGAGCCGACTGAGCGATGAAATTTACCAATCTATTGACGGCACGACAGACTCCGAGCATATGTTTGCCTTATTCCTGAATGAATTGGCATCTAACCCTGGGATGAGCTTGGAAAAAGCACTGTACAAAACGTTGATGACTTTAACCGAGTTAGCGGATGCTTACCACACACCAATCTCTGCCAACATAATTGTCACAGATGGACATCGGATGGTTGCCTCGCGCTTTGCTCAGGGAACAAATGTTCCCTCACTGTATTGGCTGCGGGACGATCCTATCTTTCCAGAAGCAGTAGCGATCGCATCTGAACCATTGTTTACTGGCAACTGGATCGGGTTCCCCGAACAAAGCATGATTAGTGTGGGAGAAGACCTTGAAGTTCAAATCCATCAACTCTGA